The following nucleotide sequence is from Bacteroidota bacterium.
TCATGGGAAAAAATCTAAGCAGGCGTGAAGTTATTAAAAGATTAGGTCTTACAGCCGGGGCCATACCACTTATCAATAATTTATCAGGGTTCACACCCAATACTGATGATGTTAATACGCTGTTTTCAAGAGTTAACGAGAATAAGCAGCTAAAAAAAGCTGTAACAGCAATCACACTTGGTGCAGGGTCAAGAGGAAATGTTTATGGCAATTTTGCTGCAGCATTCCCAAATGAACTTGACATTGTAGGTGTTGCAGAACCCATTCCGATACGAAATGAACGATATTCCAAAAAACATAATATTCCTGATAAGAACAGATTTGTAACATGGGAACATGTTTTTAAACAACCCAAATTTGCCGATGCCATTATTATCAGCACCCCTGATAATTTACATTATGGTCCCTGCATGCAAGCCCTAAAAATGGGCTATGATGTCTTGTTGGAAAAGCCTATCTCACCATCCGAACAAGAATGCCGCGATATATTAAATTTGGCAAACAAAACGGGTAGAATTGTTGCTGTATGCCATGTGCTTCGTTATGCCCCGTATTTCATTAAACTGAGGCAGATGGTTCAATCTGGGAGTATCGGTGAGCTAATTAGCATCCAACATTTGGAGCCTATCCAGCATATTCATATGTCGCACTCCTATGTACGAGGAAATTGGCACAATTCTAATAAAACAACCCCAATAATTTTAGGTAAATCTTGTCATGATTTAGATATTTTACGTTGGATCGTTGATAAACCTTGTGAACGAATTTCTGCATTTGGTGATTTAAAATGGTTTAAAAAAGAAAACGCACCCACTGGCAGTACAAACCGATGTACTGACGGTTGTGCAGCGGAAGCTGAATGCCCATATTCTGCTTTCAAAATTTATCATCGGGATCGATCATATACCTATGTTTTTGATTTCCCCGAAGATAAATCAACACATTCCGATTTTATTCTCGAGCAGTTAAAAACCACTGATTATGGTCGCTGTGTATATAGAATGGACAATGACCAACCAGATCATTACGTTACCAATATCCAGTTTGAAGGAAATATAACCGTCAGTTTTTCGATGGAAGCTTTTACTTCCTATCATGGTCGTAGAACACGAATTATGGGATCAAAGGGAGATATTGTTGGAGATATGAATGAATTCACTCATACAGATTTCCTGACAAATAAAGTCACTAAATGGAACATGGATGTTGAAGATGTTGACAATTACAAATCAAGTGGTCATGGAGGTGGTGACTGGGCTCTGGTAAGTGACTGGATTAACGCCATTGATAAGCAAGACCCAGACTTGCTGACCTCAACCATTGATGCTTCAGTAGAAAGTCATATAATGGGATTTATGGCCGAAAAAAGCCGACTTACAAATACAGTTAGAGAAGTGAAGCTTTAAAAATTATTTTGATTTTTAATTCAGATGGATTATGTTTGAAGCAATTAGGGAAATTTTGATAACCCTAGTCCATTAAATTTCAATAAAAGTAGTCTGGAACAAACTAAATCTTCTAAACATGAAAACAAACAAAATTTTACTTGGAGGGATCGTAGCCGCTGTTACTTTCTTTCTTTTAGGATGGTTAATTTATGGAATGTTATTAATGGATTTTATGCAAAGTAATTCTGACCAA
It contains:
- a CDS encoding Gfo/Idh/MocA family oxidoreductase, which codes for MGKNLSRREVIKRLGLTAGAIPLINNLSGFTPNTDDVNTLFSRVNENKQLKKAVTAITLGAGSRGNVYGNFAAAFPNELDIVGVAEPIPIRNERYSKKHNIPDKNRFVTWEHVFKQPKFADAIIISTPDNLHYGPCMQALKMGYDVLLEKPISPSEQECRDILNLANKTGRIVAVCHVLRYAPYFIKLRQMVQSGSIGELISIQHLEPIQHIHMSHSYVRGNWHNSNKTTPIILGKSCHDLDILRWIVDKPCERISAFGDLKWFKKENAPTGSTNRCTDGCAAEAECPYSAFKIYHRDRSYTYVFDFPEDKSTHSDFILEQLKTTDYGRCVYRMDNDQPDHYVTNIQFEGNITVSFSMEAFTSYHGRRTRIMGSKGDIVGDMNEFTHTDFLTNKVTKWNMDVEDVDNYKSSGHGGGDWALVSDWINAIDKQDPDLLTSTIDASVESHIMGFMAEKSRLTNTVREVKL